The Chthonomonadales bacterium genome contains a region encoding:
- the glmM gene encoding phosphoglucosamine mutase — MRKPLSLKIGISGVRGVVGESLTPQLVTSFAAAYGTYAGAGPVLIGTDTRPSRDMVKQAAIAGLLSVGCTPVDLGIVPVPALQFHIRQVGAFGGICITASHNPIEWNALKFFRPDGIVLRPNQAFELTDLYHQGVFPRVPAGSIAEVRRDETALTLHRQTILAAVDVEAIRARRFRVAVDCCNGAASRATPDFLRDLGCQVIAINTDPDLPFPHNPEPLPENIGDLCRTVREADADLGFAQDADADRLAIVDERGVPLGEDCTVALAVRHALRASPGPVVVNVSTSRMVDDVAAELGCPVCRTRVGEINVVERMLELGSPVGGEGNGGVIVPALNPCRDSFVGMAMILEALAREGGTIREMRERIPTYAMEKARLACAARDIAPALRRLRAAFAGETVDETDGVKVVWPDRWLQARASNTEPIIRVVAEAPTEEAAAALVREALACLAPSQAIP, encoded by the coding sequence ATGCGCAAGCCCCTGTCGCTCAAGATCGGCATCTCCGGCGTGCGCGGGGTCGTCGGCGAGTCGCTGACGCCGCAGCTCGTCACCAGCTTCGCCGCCGCCTACGGCACCTACGCGGGCGCCGGCCCCGTGCTGATCGGCACCGACACGCGCCCCTCGCGCGATATGGTCAAGCAGGCCGCCATCGCCGGTCTGCTCAGCGTGGGCTGCACGCCCGTCGATCTGGGCATCGTGCCGGTACCGGCGCTGCAGTTTCACATCCGCCAGGTCGGCGCTTTCGGCGGCATCTGCATCACCGCCAGTCACAACCCCATCGAGTGGAACGCGCTGAAGTTCTTCCGACCAGACGGCATCGTGCTGCGGCCCAACCAGGCCTTCGAGCTCACCGACCTCTACCACCAGGGCGTCTTCCCGCGCGTCCCGGCCGGTTCCATCGCCGAGGTTCGCCGCGACGAGACCGCCCTCACCCTTCACCGCCAGACCATCCTGGCCGCCGTGGACGTGGAAGCGATCCGGGCGCGCCGCTTCCGCGTGGCCGTGGACTGCTGCAACGGCGCCGCCTCGCGCGCCACGCCGGATTTCCTTCGCGACCTCGGCTGCCAGGTCATCGCCATCAACACGGACCCGGACCTTCCGTTCCCGCATAACCCCGAGCCCCTGCCCGAGAACATCGGCGACCTGTGCCGTACGGTGCGCGAAGCGGACGCCGACCTCGGCTTCGCGCAGGACGCCGACGCCGACCGCCTGGCCATCGTGGACGAGCGCGGCGTGCCGCTCGGCGAAGACTGCACCGTGGCGCTGGCGGTGCGCCACGCCCTGCGCGCCTCGCCGGGCCCGGTCGTGGTGAACGTCTCCACCAGCCGAATGGTGGACGACGTGGCCGCCGAGCTCGGCTGCCCCGTCTGTCGGACGCGCGTCGGCGAGATCAACGTGGTGGAGCGCATGCTGGAGCTGGGCTCGCCGGTGGGCGGCGAGGGCAACGGCGGCGTGATCGTGCCGGCGCTCAACCCGTGCCGTGACAGCTTCGTGGGCATGGCGATGATCCTGGAGGCGCTGGCCCGGGAGGGAGGAACGATCCGTGAGATGCGCGAGCGGATCCCGACCTACGCGATGGAGAAGGCCAGGCTCGCCTGCGCCGCGCGCGACATCGCGCCGGCGCTGCGGCGGCTGCGCGCCGCCTTCGCCGGCGAGACGGTTGACGAGACCGATGGGGTGAAGGTGGTATGGCCCGACCGCTGGCTGCAGGCGCGCGCCTCCAACACGGAGCCTATCATCCGTGTGGTGGCCGAGGCGCCCACCGAGGAGGCGGCCGCCGCGCTCGTTCGCGAGGCCCTCGCCTGTCTGGCCCCCTCGCAGGCGATCCCCTGA
- a CDS encoding phosphoglucosamine mutase: protein MRELKIGTSWVRGVVGDALTPEMVVNFACAFGTWADGGAVVIGRDTRRSSGMLRAAVVSGLLSAGCEVIDLGVAPTPLVSFGVRELGTGGGISITGSHNDARWNALKFFGPDGALLNAVKSEELLDIYHASAFLTAAWERLRPVGEAPEVLERYLEHLMGSLGADAIRARGFRVALDFCNGACGSVAARLMERLGCTLFPINEEPTGEFAHPPAPSARNMRQLATLMRCLRADLGAAINVDGDRIGFVTHEAVALSEEHSLPLAAQHRLARRPGLVVTNLSTSRMVDAVAVAHGQTVVRAMVGEGYVVDRGLEEGAVLAGEGCGGVAVLPTTMTFDALLTLGMVLEEMAATGEPLAELAGRLPRLAMRKGEIECPPDLTFRALEGFRARFSDRSPDGSDGVRVEWPDAWLHVRASNTEPLLRVIAEAQAQERVDALFDDAMRLARRLAFGHGGA, encoded by the coding sequence ATGCGTGAGCTGAAGATCGGGACGTCCTGGGTGCGTGGGGTCGTGGGAGACGCGCTCACCCCGGAGATGGTGGTGAACTTCGCCTGCGCCTTCGGAACGTGGGCCGATGGCGGGGCGGTAGTGATCGGCCGCGATACGCGGCGCTCGTCCGGAATGCTGCGGGCGGCCGTGGTGTCGGGGCTTCTTTCGGCGGGCTGCGAGGTGATCGACCTGGGCGTGGCGCCCACCCCGCTCGTCTCCTTCGGCGTTCGCGAGCTCGGCACCGGCGGCGGCATATCGATCACCGGCAGCCACAACGACGCGCGCTGGAACGCCCTTAAGTTCTTCGGCCCGGACGGCGCGCTGCTCAACGCCGTCAAGAGCGAGGAGTTGCTGGACATCTACCACGCCTCCGCCTTCCTGACCGCCGCGTGGGAGCGGCTCCGGCCGGTGGGCGAGGCGCCGGAGGTGCTCGAGCGCTACCTGGAGCACCTGATGGGCTCCCTCGGCGCCGACGCGATTCGGGCGCGCGGCTTCCGCGTGGCGCTCGATTTCTGCAACGGCGCGTGCGGCTCCGTGGCGGCGCGACTCATGGAGCGCCTGGGCTGCACCCTCTTCCCCATCAATGAGGAGCCCACCGGCGAGTTCGCCCACCCGCCTGCGCCGAGCGCCCGCAACATGCGCCAGCTCGCCACGCTGATGCGATGCCTGCGAGCCGACCTCGGCGCCGCCATCAACGTGGACGGCGACCGGATCGGCTTCGTCACCCACGAGGCGGTGGCCCTCTCCGAGGAGCACTCGCTCCCGCTCGCGGCTCAGCATCGTCTGGCGCGCCGGCCCGGCCTCGTGGTGACCAACCTCTCCACCTCCCGCATGGTGGACGCCGTCGCGGTCGCGCATGGCCAGACAGTGGTGCGCGCCATGGTCGGCGAGGGGTACGTGGTCGACCGTGGCCTGGAGGAGGGCGCCGTTCTGGCCGGCGAGGGATGCGGCGGAGTCGCGGTGTTGCCCACGACGATGACCTTCGACGCGCTGCTGACGCTCGGCATGGTGCTGGAGGAGATGGCCGCCACCGGGGAGCCGCTCGCCGAGCTGGCCGGCCGGCTGCCCCGCCTGGCGATGCGCAAGGGCGAGATCGAGTGCCCGCCCGACCTGACGTTCCGCGCGCTTGAGGGCTTCCGCGCGCGCTTCTCCGACCGGTCGCCGGACGGGTCCGACGGCGTGCGCGTGGAGTGGCCCGACGCCTGGCTCCACGTGCGCGCCTCCAACACCGAGCCGCTCCTGCGTGTCATCGCCGAGGCGCAGGCCCAGGAGCGCGTGGACGCGCTCTTCGACGACGCCATGCGCCTGGCCCGGCGGCTCGCCTTCGGCCACGGAGGAGCCTGA
- a CDS encoding PDZ domain-containing protein produces MTSMARMVSLLALLLGLAAGLAPARAELTARQRRQVFDIVWGRVKERHFDAKLGGVDWNAVRRRYAPKAAAARDDASFYPVLSRMLGELKQSHFAILPPAAYAAEDEETSGPADPGLTVQLVEDRAVVTEVAPGGAADEAGIRPGYEVTAIDGKPTAGILKRVRARKLRPAAERLQVFIAAHSRLTGAPGTKVSVAWVDGSGTQASAALERREPDGRPIRFGELPPIVPRFESRRLDGGIGYVRFSIFLMPVLQPIRHAIAAMHDATGLVIDLRGNFGGLGAMAPGVAAAILNRQASLGVMKLRRGQVRFPVFPLPDPYRGPVVLLTDEASLSTSEVLAGGLQELGRAKVVGRQTGGMVLPSIIEKLPGGARLQYAIADFRTPGGILLEGRGVIPDIPVELTRRLLLEKGDPTLAAAVAALERAAQTDPRKAAGGAGGEE; encoded by the coding sequence GTGACCTCCATGGCACGCATGGTGTCCCTTCTGGCGCTTCTGCTCGGGCTGGCTGCCGGCCTTGCTCCCGCCCGGGCCGAGCTGACGGCCCGCCAGCGGCGGCAGGTGTTCGACATCGTCTGGGGCCGGGTGAAGGAGCGCCACTTCGACGCGAAGCTCGGCGGCGTGGACTGGAACGCGGTCCGTCGCCGCTACGCGCCGAAGGCCGCCGCCGCCAGGGACGACGCATCCTTCTACCCGGTGCTCTCGCGGATGCTCGGCGAGCTGAAGCAGTCGCACTTCGCCATCCTACCGCCCGCTGCCTACGCGGCCGAGGACGAGGAGACCTCGGGCCCGGCGGACCCCGGCCTCACCGTGCAGCTCGTGGAGGATCGCGCCGTGGTGACCGAGGTGGCGCCCGGGGGCGCAGCCGACGAGGCCGGCATCCGCCCGGGTTACGAGGTGACGGCCATCGACGGCAAGCCCACGGCGGGGATCCTGAAGCGCGTCCGCGCCCGCAAGCTTCGGCCGGCCGCCGAGCGGCTTCAGGTCTTCATCGCTGCCCACTCGCGGCTCACCGGGGCGCCTGGCACGAAGGTGAGCGTCGCCTGGGTCGATGGCAGCGGCACGCAGGCGAGCGCGGCTCTGGAGCGGCGGGAGCCCGATGGCCGGCCGATCCGCTTTGGCGAGCTGCCGCCCATCGTCCCGCGCTTCGAGAGCCGGAGGCTGGATGGCGGCATCGGCTACGTGCGCTTCAGCATCTTCCTGATGCCGGTGCTGCAGCCGATCCGACACGCCATCGCCGCGATGCACGACGCCACGGGCCTCGTGATCGACCTTCGCGGCAACTTCGGCGGCCTCGGGGCCATGGCGCCCGGCGTCGCCGCCGCGATACTCAACCGCCAGGCGTCGCTCGGGGTGATGAAGCTGCGCCGCGGCCAGGTCAGGTTCCCGGTCTTCCCGTTACCGGACCCGTACAGAGGGCCGGTCGTCCTTCTGACCGACGAGGCGTCGCTGAGCACGTCGGAGGTGCTGGCCGGCGGTCTGCAGGAGCTCGGCCGCGCCAAGGTCGTGGGGCGCCAGACGGGCGGGATGGTGCTGCCGTCGATCATCGAGAAGCTGCCGGGCGGCGCCCGCCTTCAGTATGCGATCGCCGACTTCAGGACGCCGGGCGGGATCCTGCTGGAGGGCCGCGGCGTCATACCCGACATACCCGTTGAGCTGACGCGCCGGTTGCTGCTGGAGAAGGGGGACCCGACTCTGGCAGCCGCCGTCGCCGCACTGGAGCGCGCGGCCCAGACCGACCCGCGGAAGGCGGCCGGCGGCGCGGGAGGAGAGGAATGA
- a CDS encoding phosphotransferase has translation MTGEDPSASARRRDRDRAARVVVEYPTAQAGRIASRFALPTPIEAFDFAEKGNINQHTFLILAGPPGARREYLLQRINQQVFTRPRSVMASMIACMRAQRDSLARGLLPAGESWEVIELIPTHEGEPYLALTDRRGANVWRLMVKIPEARTYKRLSDAGCHEARLALAEQAGRGLAVYGDLTAGMDTAGLESPLPGYRDTRVYYDQLASVLAGSRGPEQAERWLPQDPVVRESTQRHFLVHLKPRAYRCRVGDLDLRRFIDLALENEEFAMTLLREMEAARIRTVAIHGDTKLDNFLFGADTGRVKALVDLDTIMPHTWLADWGDMVRSLVNVAGEKEEDLSRVRVDLEIFRAVARGFLGTARAITDAEVERMVDAVQIIALELGVRFLSDYLRGDSYFELGPADPPDLNRTRARVQLSLFEQLRNHQDEMKAYIAGLRAAR, from the coding sequence GTGACCGGTGAAGACCCCTCGGCCTCGGCTCGTCGCCGCGACCGCGACCGCGCCGCGCGTGTCGTTGTGGAGTACCCGACGGCCCAGGCCGGGCGCATCGCCTCCCGCTTCGCCCTGCCCACCCCCATCGAGGCGTTCGACTTCGCGGAGAAGGGCAACATCAACCAGCACACCTTCCTCATTCTGGCGGGACCGCCGGGCGCGCGGCGCGAGTACCTGCTTCAGCGCATCAACCAGCAGGTCTTCACCCGGCCGCGCTCCGTGATGGCCTCGATGATCGCCTGCATGCGCGCGCAGCGCGACTCGCTGGCGCGCGGGCTCCTGCCCGCGGGTGAGAGCTGGGAGGTGATCGAGCTCATCCCCACGCACGAGGGCGAGCCCTACCTGGCGCTCACCGACCGGCGGGGCGCCAACGTCTGGCGGCTGATGGTGAAGATCCCGGAGGCGCGCACCTACAAGCGGTTGAGCGACGCCGGCTGTCACGAGGCGCGCCTGGCGCTCGCCGAGCAGGCCGGCCGCGGCCTCGCCGTCTACGGCGACCTCACCGCCGGCATGGACACCGCCGGCCTGGAGAGCCCGCTGCCAGGCTACCGCGACACCCGGGTCTACTACGATCAGCTTGCCTCCGTGCTCGCCGGCAGCCGCGGCCCGGAACAGGCCGAGCGCTGGCTGCCGCAGGACCCCGTGGTGCGCGAGAGCACACAGCGGCACTTTCTGGTGCACCTGAAGCCTCGCGCCTATCGCTGCCGGGTGGGTGACCTCGATCTGCGCCGCTTCATCGACCTCGCGTTGGAGAACGAGGAGTTCGCCATGACGCTCCTGCGCGAGATGGAGGCCGCCCGCATTCGCACCGTCGCCATCCATGGCGACACCAAGCTCGACAACTTCCTGTTCGGCGCCGACACCGGGCGGGTCAAGGCTCTGGTCGACCTGGACACCATCATGCCGCATACCTGGCTGGCCGACTGGGGCGACATGGTGCGATCACTCGTGAACGTGGCCGGCGAGAAGGAGGAGGATCTCTCGCGTGTTCGCGTCGACCTGGAGATCTTCCGGGCCGTAGCCCGGGGCTTCCTCGGCACGGCCCGCGCCATCACCGACGCCGAGGTCGAGCGGATGGTCGACGCCGTCCAGATCATCGCGCTGGAGCTGGGCGTGCGCTTCCTCTCGGACTACTTGCGCGGCGACAGCTACTTCGAGCTGGGCCCGGCCGACCCGCCGGACCTCAACCGCACGCGCGCGCGGGTGCAGCTCAGCCTGTTCGAGCAGCTCAGAAACCATCAGGACGAGATGAAAGCCTACATCGCCGGCCTGCGCGCCGCGCGATGA
- a CDS encoding DHA2 family efflux MFS transporter permease subunit — protein MAATATASPAAPSEEYEGYSGAIRWIVLAAVMLGTLMQVIDTSIVNVAIPVMMGTLGATLEQIGWVSTSYIIANVILLPLTGWLSARFGRQRYFAASVVLFTMASFFCGTAHNLSTLILWRIVQGAGGAALLSTAQATMMEIFPPQQLGMVQAIYGIGVMVGPTVGPTLGGWITDNYSWPWIFFINVPIGALATALTIVFMRDSPHQQRPRGGVDFVGIGLLAIGLGCLQTLLEEGNRNDWFESAFIQWMGLLAAVGLIAFVVWELRAPHPAVNLRVLRNRGLAAGSVFGAVIGFGLFGGIFILPVFLQQLLHYSAEQTGWILFPGAMATAAMMPVVGKLVNVFDARKLTGAGALLFIASMLMLRTLTVDTGPEEIYWPLIVRGAAMGFIWVPLTLASLAGLRGREIAEGTGLFNLTRQLGGSAGIAFLSTFLDHRTAFHSAVISEHISLYNQATIERLQMLQSAMMAKGAALEVARQQALALLSGIVRAQAAVMAFEDAFIVIAWVFIAALPLLLLFRKGSAVEGARPTAHMSE, from the coding sequence TTGGCGGCCACAGCCACGGCGTCCCCGGCGGCGCCCTCCGAGGAGTACGAGGGCTACAGCGGCGCGATTCGCTGGATCGTTCTGGCGGCGGTCATGCTCGGTACGCTGATGCAGGTCATCGACACCAGCATCGTCAACGTCGCCATCCCCGTCATGATGGGCACCCTGGGTGCCACGCTGGAGCAGATCGGCTGGGTCTCCACCAGCTACATCATCGCCAACGTGATCCTGCTGCCGCTCACCGGGTGGCTCTCCGCCCGGTTTGGGCGTCAGCGGTACTTCGCCGCCTCCGTGGTCCTCTTCACGATGGCCTCGTTCTTCTGCGGCACGGCCCACAACCTCTCCACGCTCATCCTCTGGCGCATCGTGCAAGGGGCGGGCGGCGCTGCTCTGCTCTCGACGGCGCAGGCTACGATGATGGAGATCTTCCCGCCCCAGCAGCTTGGCATGGTCCAGGCGATCTACGGGATCGGCGTGATGGTCGGGCCGACGGTGGGCCCCACCCTCGGCGGCTGGATCACGGATAACTACTCGTGGCCCTGGATCTTCTTCATCAACGTGCCGATCGGCGCCCTGGCGACCGCGCTCACCATCGTCTTCATGCGCGATTCCCCGCACCAGCAGCGCCCCAGGGGTGGCGTCGACTTCGTGGGTATTGGCCTGCTGGCCATCGGGCTCGGCTGCCTTCAGACCCTGCTGGAGGAGGGCAACCGCAACGACTGGTTCGAGTCCGCCTTCATTCAGTGGATGGGGCTGCTGGCCGCCGTCGGCCTGATCGCTTTCGTGGTCTGGGAACTGCGCGCGCCCCACCCGGCGGTCAATCTGCGCGTGCTGCGGAACCGCGGCCTGGCCGCGGGCAGCGTGTTCGGCGCCGTCATTGGCTTCGGCCTCTTCGGCGGCATCTTCATCCTGCCCGTCTTTCTGCAGCAGCTCCTCCACTACTCGGCCGAGCAGACCGGCTGGATCCTGTTCCCGGGAGCGATGGCGACGGCCGCCATGATGCCGGTGGTCGGCAAGCTGGTGAACGTGTTCGACGCGCGCAAGCTCACGGGCGCCGGCGCGCTCCTGTTCATCGCCTCGATGCTCATGCTCCGCACGCTCACCGTGGACACGGGCCCGGAGGAGATCTACTGGCCGCTCATCGTGCGCGGCGCGGCGATGGGGTTCATCTGGGTTCCGCTGACGCTCGCCTCACTTGCCGGCCTGCGCGGCCGCGAGATCGCCGAAGGCACCGGCCTCTTCAACCTGACTCGACAGCTCGGCGGCAGCGCCGGCATCGCGTTTCTCTCCACGTTCCTGGACCACCGCACGGCGTTCCACAGCGCGGTGATCTCCGAGCACATCAGCCTCTACAATCAGGCGACCATCGAGCGCCTTCAGATGCTCCAGTCGGCGATGATGGCGAAGGGCGCGGCGCTGGAGGTGGCCCGTCAGCAGGCGCTGGCGCTGCTGAGCGGGATCGTGCGGGCACAGGCCGCGGTGATGGCGTTCGAGGACGCGTTCATCGTCATCGCCTGGGTCTTCATCGCCGCCCTGCCGCTTCTGTTGCTGTTCCGGAAGGGGAGCGCGGTGGAGGGCGCGCGTCCGACCGCTCACATGTCGGAGTAG
- a CDS encoding HlyD family secretion protein, protein MTETRPASPQSAEEAGANGAAPAGDASAPALAKPARPWLRPLALIAAVIALGIGTVVGYRYWRFSATHVSTDNASVSADLVRIAPQVSGTVTQVLVSDNQQVKPGELLVVLDDAPYRAAVAQARANLEAARAQARGAGVSVGLTAATGTAQQVQAQGLVGQAESGVAGAAAEVARSAAVVTSARASAASAGAGVTNARGALEKANADRQQAVDAVAAARAQVDTAQAAVKVAQAVQKAAQAAADTAERDAARYRGLAGLGAVSEQMADRAEAAALQANAQVESARQQVAQAESTVSARRADVSAARRRTEAAEAAIRQAKAGVSAAQEQATAARAGVGQALAAERASEQAVSAARARRQQAVGQLAQARTTPGQVAVSRSAEAQAAARIAQARAALDEAELRLGYTRIRAPVAGRVSKKSVEVGALVQPGAPLMALVPLSSLWVTANFKETQLAGIRPGRAAEVTVDAVPGRVFRGHVDSISAGTGATFALLPPDNATGNFTKVVQRVPVKVALEPGQAGMDRLRAGMSAVATVSVP, encoded by the coding sequence ATGACCGAGACACGACCCGCATCGCCGCAGAGCGCGGAGGAGGCCGGAGCCAACGGCGCCGCGCCAGCCGGCGACGCCTCCGCGCCCGCTCTCGCGAAGCCGGCGCGCCCGTGGCTGAGGCCGCTGGCCCTCATCGCCGCGGTCATTGCCCTGGGCATCGGCACCGTCGTCGGCTACCGCTACTGGCGCTTCTCCGCCACGCACGTCTCCACCGACAACGCCTCCGTCTCGGCCGACCTGGTGCGGATCGCCCCGCAGGTCTCCGGCACCGTGACGCAGGTGCTCGTCTCGGACAACCAGCAGGTGAAGCCAGGCGAGCTGCTCGTGGTGCTCGATGATGCGCCCTACCGCGCCGCCGTCGCCCAGGCGCGGGCGAACCTGGAGGCTGCGCGGGCCCAGGCGCGCGGCGCGGGCGTCAGCGTCGGGCTGACCGCGGCGACCGGCACGGCCCAGCAGGTGCAGGCTCAGGGGCTGGTGGGGCAGGCCGAGAGCGGGGTGGCCGGCGCGGCCGCCGAGGTGGCGCGCAGCGCCGCCGTCGTCACGAGCGCGCGCGCCTCGGCAGCCTCCGCCGGGGCCGGCGTTACCAACGCGCGCGGCGCACTGGAGAAGGCCAACGCGGACCGCCAGCAGGCCGTCGACGCGGTCGCCGCGGCCCGCGCGCAGGTCGACACCGCCCAGGCGGCGGTGAAGGTGGCGCAGGCCGTGCAGAAGGCCGCGCAGGCCGCCGCGGACACCGCTGAGCGCGACGCCGCGCGCTACCGCGGCCTGGCGGGGCTGGGCGCGGTGAGCGAGCAGATGGCCGACCGGGCCGAGGCGGCCGCCCTCCAGGCGAACGCGCAGGTGGAGAGCGCCCGCCAGCAGGTGGCCCAGGCCGAGTCGACGGTGAGCGCCCGGCGCGCCGACGTGAGCGCGGCGCGCCGGCGAACCGAGGCAGCGGAGGCCGCCATCCGCCAGGCGAAGGCCGGCGTGTCGGCCGCGCAGGAGCAGGCGACGGCCGCGCGCGCCGGCGTGGGCCAGGCGCTTGCCGCCGAGCGCGCCTCGGAGCAGGCCGTGAGCGCCGCGCGGGCGCGACGCCAGCAGGCCGTTGGCCAGCTCGCCCAGGCCCGCACCACTCCCGGACAGGTTGCCGTCAGCCGCAGTGCCGAGGCGCAGGCCGCCGCGCGAATCGCCCAGGCTCGCGCCGCGCTCGACGAAGCGGAGCTGCGCCTGGGCTACACCCGCATCCGCGCGCCCGTCGCCGGTCGGGTCAGCAAGAAGAGCGTGGAGGTCGGCGCCCTCGTGCAGCCCGGCGCGCCGCTGATGGCGCTCGTGCCGCTCTCGAGCCTGTGGGTCACCGCCAACTTCAAGGAGACCCAGCTCGCCGGCATACGGCCCGGGCGCGCCGCCGAGGTGACCGTGGACGCGGTGCCGGGCCGCGTGTTCCGCGGCCACGTCGACAGCATCTCCGCCGGCACCGGGGCCACGTTCGCCTTGCTCCCGCCGGACAACGCCACGGGCAACTTCACGAAGGTGGTGCAGCGCGTCCCGGTCAAGGTCGCGCTGGAGCCGGGCCAGGCGGGCATGGACCGCCTGCGCGCGGGCATGTCGGCCGTCGCGACGGTGTCGGTTCCGTAG
- a CDS encoding TetR/AcrR family transcriptional regulator, with the protein MRSETREAALDAAEVLFRRYGYRKTTVEDIAAEAGMSRATIYLHFRGKEEIALAWVARISAERRAALEAIACSAANPVARLRRMLVERVLLSFDRASDYSESIDDLLAALRRSLLEQREESHAAEAGVFAEVIRQGQRAGALARGDPAAAARLLVLVTNALLPYSLGRRDLGDREAVAARAEGIAALALDGLRTRTAARNGANADGGNTGE; encoded by the coding sequence GTGCGCTCCGAGACCCGCGAGGCTGCCCTGGACGCCGCTGAGGTCCTGTTCCGGCGCTACGGCTACCGCAAGACCACGGTGGAGGACATCGCCGCCGAGGCCGGCATGTCGCGCGCCACCATCTACCTGCACTTCCGCGGCAAGGAGGAGATCGCGCTCGCCTGGGTGGCGCGCATCTCGGCCGAGCGCCGCGCCGCCCTCGAGGCCATCGCGTGCTCCGCCGCGAACCCGGTCGCGCGACTTCGCCGCATGCTGGTCGAGCGCGTCCTGCTCAGCTTCGATCGTGCCAGCGACTACTCGGAGAGCATCGACGACCTGCTCGCCGCGCTGCGCAGGAGCCTCCTGGAGCAGCGGGAGGAGAGCCACGCGGCCGAGGCGGGCGTCTTCGCCGAGGTGATCCGGCAGGGACAGCGCGCCGGCGCGCTCGCCAGGGGCGATCCGGCCGCGGCCGCCCGGCTCCTTGTCCTCGTCACGAACGCGCTCTTGCCCTACAGCCTGGGCCGGCGCGACCTTGGGGACCGAGAGGCCGTGGCGGCGCGCGCCGAGGGGATCGCCGCGCTCGCGCTGGATGGCCTGCGGACGCGCACGGCCGCGCGCAACGGCGCGAACGCCGACGGAGGCAACACAGGGGAATGA